A stretch of the Helicoverpa zea isolate HzStark_Cry1AcR chromosome 15, ilHelZeax1.1, whole genome shotgun sequence genome encodes the following:
- the LOC124637087 gene encoding tubulin-specific chaperone A-like isoform X2, producing MADPRIRQIKIKTGVVKRIAKEKVVYEKEAEQQKNRIQKIKDEGQDEHNIRKQEEVLQESLMMVPDCQRRLVKAFNDLKTTLETEQDLKEHEDYIAAEQVLRDAESQLPENAAL from the exons ATGGCAGATCCAAGAATtcgtcaaataaaaattaagaccGGCGTTGTAAAACGTATAGCTAAAGAGAAGGTTGTGTACGAAAAGGAGGCTGAACAGCAGAAGAATAGAATACAGAAGATAAAAGACGAAGGACAGGACGAACATAATATTAGGAAGCAGGAGGAAGTTTTGCAGGAGTCGCTTATGATGGTCCCTGACTGCCAAAGGCG GCTAGTGAAGGCATTTAACGATCTCAAGACAACCTTAGAAACTGAACAGGATCTCAAAGAGCACGAGGACTACATAGCCGCTGAACAAGTACTCCGGGACGCTGAGAGTCAGCTCCCTGAAAACGcagctttataa
- the LOC124637085 gene encoding myogenesis-regulating glycosidase-like isoform X2: MINIMCGVTVALCAVPKASHSHNTHSLHAHKNSDGSFYLTIETPAGPQYLGHVGRNAGTQDSRVSFNMEASGDVSRGGFKVSITWHGPRDAVFTDCIDFGGSQWFAGPEQKQQYWPIQNSKLQKYSVISKEDDNAAVGERYWLNSDGMYVYVAPEVPLFVDYHNVLENHLCLIAEVSDPYSTQRLSNILQYDLWFFDDPKIAHQHAVDTYLGKPTGIPDYRMIQYPIWSTWARYSREIDQDLLWSFANEIKDSGFPNAQFEIDDLWEVCYGSLFVDTRKLPDLKQLVQDIKGLGFRVAIWVHPFINKDCEPWYSEALDKGYLVLNEKGSPDTSWWNNNGSVPGYIDFTNPEAANWFSDRVRNVIETYDIDTVKFDAGESSWSPQIPVQKDLDINLHPGHIVQAYVRTVAKFGPMIEVRSGMRTQDLPIFIRMVDKDTLWDYDNGLETLITTLLSMNLNGYTLVLPDMIGGNGYNEKPSKELFIRWLQANVFMPALQYSFVPWDHDDETVEISRRYTQLHADYADTIVAAMEKSVSEGTPVNPPIWWLDPHDDDALAIADEFLLGESILAAPVVKPGAVSRDVYLPKGTWRDGNNGDIIQGPIWLKDYPAPLDVLPYFTLVE; encoded by the exons ATGATCAATATTATGTGTG GAGTGACAGTGGCACTGTGCGCCGTGCCTAAGGCATCCCACTCTCACAACACCCACAGCCTACACGCGCACAAGAACTCCGATGGCAGTTTCTACCTCACCATCGAGACAC CGGCTGGTCCCCAATACCTGGGCCACGTGGGTCGCAATGCGGGCACCCAGGACAGCCGCGTGAGCTTCAACATGGAGGCCTCTGGTGACGTCAGCAGGGGAGGCTTCAAGGTCAGCATCACGTGGCACGGACCCAGGGACGCTGTCTTCACTGACTGTATTGATTTTG GTGGCAGCCAATGGTTCGCAGGCCCTGAACAGAAACAGCAGTACTGGCCGATCCAGAACTCTAAACTGCAGAAATACTCTGTCATCTCCAAAGAAGACGACAATGCTGCAGTCGGCGAGCGCTACTGGCTTAACTCCGACGGCATGTACGTCTACGTGGCTCCTGAGGTCCCACTCTTCGTAGACTACCACAATGTTCTAGAAAACCATCTCTGCCTCATCGCCGAGGTCTCCGACCCTTACTCCACTCAACGTCTCTCAAACATTCTCCAATACGACCTCTGGTTCTTCGACGACCCGAAGATCGCCCACCAGCATGCCGTTGACACTTACCTCGGCAAGCCTACAGGAATTCCTGACTACAGGATGATCCAGTACCCAATTTGGTCTACCTGGGCTCGTTACTCGAGAGAAATTGATCAGGACCTGCTGTGGTCTTTCGCCAACGAGATCAAGGACAGTGGATTCCCTAACGCTCAGTTTGAAATTGATGACCTTTGGGAAGTCTGCTATGGATCCCTGTTTGTGGACACCAGGAAATTGCCGGACTTGAAACAGCTGGTGCAGGACATTAAGGGTCTCGGCTTCAGGGTGGCTATTTGGGTGCATCCGTTCATCAACAAGGACTGCGAGCCTTGGTATTCTGAGGCTCTTGATAAGGG CTACCTGGTTCTGAACGAGAAGGGCAGCCCCGACACGTCATGGTGGAACAACAACGGCTCGGTCCCCGGCTACATTGACTTCACTAACCCTGAGGCTGCCAACTGGTTCTCCGATAGAGTCCGCAACGTGATTGAGACTTACGACATAGATACCGTCAAGTTTGATGCTGGAGAGTCTAGCTGGTCCCCTCAG ATCCCAGTGCAGAAGGACTTGGACATCAACCTGCACCCGGGCCACATCGTGCAAGCTTACGTGCGCACCGTCGCCAAGTTCGGTCCTATGATCGAGGTCCGATCTGGTATGAG GACCCAAGACCTGCCAATATTCATCCGCATGGTCGACAAGGACACACTATGGGACTATGACAACGGCCTAGAGACTTTGATCACCACTCTTCTTTCAATGAACCTGAACGGTTACACCCTGGTCTTACCTGACATGATCGGAGGGAATGGGTACAATGAGAAGCCCAGCAAGGAGTTGTTCATCAGATGGCTGCAAGCTAACGTGTTCATGCCTGCTCTGCAGTACTCCTTCGTGCCTTGGGATCATGATGATGAG ACCGTAGAGATCTCCCGTCGCTACACCCAGTTGCATGCTGACTATGCTGACACCATTGTGGCCGCCATGGAGAAGTCTGTCAGCGAGGGTACTCCTGTCAACCCCCCTATCTGGTGGCTCGATCCTCATGATGACGACGCTCTCGCTATTGCTGATG AATTCCTCCTCGGCGAATCAATCTTAGCAGCCCCAGTGGTGAAACCTGGTGCCGTCTCTCGTGACGTCTACCTACCCAAAGGCACCTGGCGTGACGGCAACAACGGTGACATCATCCAGGGTCCAATTTGGCTGAAGGACTACCCAGCACCTCTAGATGTCCTGCCCTACTTCACTCTTGTAGAATGA
- the LOC124637085 gene encoding myogenesis-regulating glycosidase-like isoform X1, with protein MKVLLLLAGVTVALCAVPKASHSHNTHSLHAHKNSDGSFYLTIETPAGPQYLGHVGRNAGTQDSRVSFNMEASGDVSRGGFKVSITWHGPRDAVFTDCIDFGGSQWFAGPEQKQQYWPIQNSKLQKYSVISKEDDNAAVGERYWLNSDGMYVYVAPEVPLFVDYHNVLENHLCLIAEVSDPYSTQRLSNILQYDLWFFDDPKIAHQHAVDTYLGKPTGIPDYRMIQYPIWSTWARYSREIDQDLLWSFANEIKDSGFPNAQFEIDDLWEVCYGSLFVDTRKLPDLKQLVQDIKGLGFRVAIWVHPFINKDCEPWYSEALDKGYLVLNEKGSPDTSWWNNNGSVPGYIDFTNPEAANWFSDRVRNVIETYDIDTVKFDAGESSWSPQIPVQKDLDINLHPGHIVQAYVRTVAKFGPMIEVRSGMRTQDLPIFIRMVDKDTLWDYDNGLETLITTLLSMNLNGYTLVLPDMIGGNGYNEKPSKELFIRWLQANVFMPALQYSFVPWDHDDETVEISRRYTQLHADYADTIVAAMEKSVSEGTPVNPPIWWLDPHDDDALAIADEFLLGESILAAPVVKPGAVSRDVYLPKGTWRDGNNGDIIQGPIWLKDYPAPLDVLPYFTLVE; from the exons ATGAAGGTGCTTCTGCTATTGGCAG GAGTGACAGTGGCACTGTGCGCCGTGCCTAAGGCATCCCACTCTCACAACACCCACAGCCTACACGCGCACAAGAACTCCGATGGCAGTTTCTACCTCACCATCGAGACAC CGGCTGGTCCCCAATACCTGGGCCACGTGGGTCGCAATGCGGGCACCCAGGACAGCCGCGTGAGCTTCAACATGGAGGCCTCTGGTGACGTCAGCAGGGGAGGCTTCAAGGTCAGCATCACGTGGCACGGACCCAGGGACGCTGTCTTCACTGACTGTATTGATTTTG GTGGCAGCCAATGGTTCGCAGGCCCTGAACAGAAACAGCAGTACTGGCCGATCCAGAACTCTAAACTGCAGAAATACTCTGTCATCTCCAAAGAAGACGACAATGCTGCAGTCGGCGAGCGCTACTGGCTTAACTCCGACGGCATGTACGTCTACGTGGCTCCTGAGGTCCCACTCTTCGTAGACTACCACAATGTTCTAGAAAACCATCTCTGCCTCATCGCCGAGGTCTCCGACCCTTACTCCACTCAACGTCTCTCAAACATTCTCCAATACGACCTCTGGTTCTTCGACGACCCGAAGATCGCCCACCAGCATGCCGTTGACACTTACCTCGGCAAGCCTACAGGAATTCCTGACTACAGGATGATCCAGTACCCAATTTGGTCTACCTGGGCTCGTTACTCGAGAGAAATTGATCAGGACCTGCTGTGGTCTTTCGCCAACGAGATCAAGGACAGTGGATTCCCTAACGCTCAGTTTGAAATTGATGACCTTTGGGAAGTCTGCTATGGATCCCTGTTTGTGGACACCAGGAAATTGCCGGACTTGAAACAGCTGGTGCAGGACATTAAGGGTCTCGGCTTCAGGGTGGCTATTTGGGTGCATCCGTTCATCAACAAGGACTGCGAGCCTTGGTATTCTGAGGCTCTTGATAAGGG CTACCTGGTTCTGAACGAGAAGGGCAGCCCCGACACGTCATGGTGGAACAACAACGGCTCGGTCCCCGGCTACATTGACTTCACTAACCCTGAGGCTGCCAACTGGTTCTCCGATAGAGTCCGCAACGTGATTGAGACTTACGACATAGATACCGTCAAGTTTGATGCTGGAGAGTCTAGCTGGTCCCCTCAG ATCCCAGTGCAGAAGGACTTGGACATCAACCTGCACCCGGGCCACATCGTGCAAGCTTACGTGCGCACCGTCGCCAAGTTCGGTCCTATGATCGAGGTCCGATCTGGTATGAG GACCCAAGACCTGCCAATATTCATCCGCATGGTCGACAAGGACACACTATGGGACTATGACAACGGCCTAGAGACTTTGATCACCACTCTTCTTTCAATGAACCTGAACGGTTACACCCTGGTCTTACCTGACATGATCGGAGGGAATGGGTACAATGAGAAGCCCAGCAAGGAGTTGTTCATCAGATGGCTGCAAGCTAACGTGTTCATGCCTGCTCTGCAGTACTCCTTCGTGCCTTGGGATCATGATGATGAG ACCGTAGAGATCTCCCGTCGCTACACCCAGTTGCATGCTGACTATGCTGACACCATTGTGGCCGCCATGGAGAAGTCTGTCAGCGAGGGTACTCCTGTCAACCCCCCTATCTGGTGGCTCGATCCTCATGATGACGACGCTCTCGCTATTGCTGATG AATTCCTCCTCGGCGAATCAATCTTAGCAGCCCCAGTGGTGAAACCTGGTGCCGTCTCTCGTGACGTCTACCTACCCAAAGGCACCTGGCGTGACGGCAACAACGGTGACATCATCCAGGGTCCAATTTGGCTGAAGGACTACCCAGCACCTCTAGATGTCCTGCCCTACTTCACTCTTGTAGAATGA
- the LOC124637023 gene encoding myogenesis-regulating glycosidase-like, with amino-acid sequence MAVIRVVLAFLALGARAHTAVVPDAPTVRADDVTLTLEPIITGGFNLVLTEDDERVVFGQIGRTLVSTYTLEDIEGGILVRIGNVNLTVFTQYDVASKARGIKFNWLADKNTRLEDCIDFGTKHWYGGPMQVDQVYPIETATQVYRPSYITEDDNGAIMERYWLNSAGEYIIVHEKVPLFVDYKNIVNNHICFGAQLAAPYTSNRPRNILAYDIWFLPNVKEAHKHAISHYLGKPSATPDYRMVQHPIWSTWAQYSREINESKLLDFAQQIIDNGFDNSQFEIDDQWETCYGTMEVNEEKFPDFKKTVQDIKALGYRVTIWAHPFINKNCDPLYSTALDRGYFVIDEAYETDTNWWNNNGSIAGYIDFTNPKAADWYHDRLKAVLDTYDIDSVKFDAGESSFAPEISIQTGDIELQPHHLVQEYAKVCARFGDMVEVRAGFRTQDLPIYVRMVDRDSIWGLNNGLSTIITTTLQMNLNGYPFVLPDMIGGNGYNLDHEQADLPTKELFIRWVQANTFLPVMQYSFAPWNFDEETVTISKKYTDLHAQYADVIFHAMETAVADGTPVNAPLWWIAPTDAEAFVIWDEYLLGESILVAPVLTEGARSRDIYLPAGTWYEEGDRERVVEGPTWLRNYRAPLDVLPYFIRDTTKIADSSVSLYTSVALVLLGLIANVVNVM; translated from the exons ATGGCGGTTATTAGGGTGGTTTTGg CGTTTCTCGCCCTTGGTGCGCGGGCGCACACAGCTGTCGTGCCGGACGCGCCAACCGTCCGCGCAGATGACGTCACGCTCACCCTCGAGCCTATCATCACTGGAGGGTTCAACCTTGTGCTTACTGAAG ATGACGAACGCGTGGTCTTCGGTCAAATAGGTAGAACTCTGGTCTCCACCTACACGCTAGAAGACATTGAAGGTGGAATTCTCGTGAGGATTGGCAACGTGAACCTCACTGTGTTTACCCAGTACGATGTCGCCAGTAAAGCAAGAGGCATCAAGTTCAATTGGCTGGCAGACAAGAATACAAGGCTTGAAGACTGTATTGATTTTG GTACCAAGCACTGGTACGGCGGCCCCATGCAAGTAGACCAAGTCTACCCAATCGAGACTGCCACACAAGTGTATAGACCCAGCTACATCACCGAGGATGACAACGGCGCCATCATGGAGAGATACTGGCTCAATTCCGCTGGAGAGTACATCATCGTCCACGAGAAAGTCCCACTCTTCGTGGATTACAAGAACATTGTGAACAACCACATCTGCTTTGGAGCCCAACTAGCAGCCCCATACACTTCTAACAGACCACGCAACATCTTGGCTTACGACATCTGGTTCTTGCCGAACGTTAAAGAAGCACATAAGCATGCCATCTCCCACTATTTGGGTAAACCATCAGCGACACCGGACTACCGAATGGTTCAGCACCCAATCTGGTCAACCTGGGCTCAGTACTCCAGAGAAATCAACGAGTCGAAGCTTCTAGACTTCGCTCAGCAGATCATTGATAACGGATTCGATAATTCCCAGTTTGAGATCGATGACCAATGGGAGACGTGTTATGGAACTATGGAAGTAAATGAAGAGAAGTTCCCAGATTTTAAGAAGACTGTACAGGATATTAAGGCACTGGGGTATCGTGTCACGATTTGGGCGCATCCGTTTATTAACAAGAACTGTGATCCTCTATACTCAACCGCATTAGATAGAGG GTACTTCGTAATCGACGAGGCTTATGAGACAGACACGAACTGGTGGAACAACAACGGCAGCATTGCTGGCTACATCGACTTCACTAACCCGAAGGCTGCCGACTGGTACCATGACCGACTGAAGGCTGTGCTCGACACCTACGACATTGATAGCGTCAAGTTTGATGCTGGAGAGTCGAGTTTTGCACCTGAG ATATCAATCCAAACTGGAGACATTGAGCTTCAACCTCACCATCTCGTTCAGGAGTACGCCAAAGTATGCGCCAGATTCGGAGACATGGTCGAGGTTCGGGCTGGTTTCAG GACCCAAGACCTCCCAATCTACGTGCGCATGGTAGACCGCGACAGTATCTGGGGGCTGAACAACGGCCTTTCCACCATCATCACCACCACCTTGCAGATGAACCTGAACGGCTACCCCTTCGTACTCCCTGACATGATTGGGGGGAACGGGTATAATTTGGACCATGAGCAGGCAGACCTGCCTACTAAAGAGCTGTTTATAAGATGGGTGCAGGCTAATACATTCCTTCCTGTTATGCAGTATTCCTTTGCTCCTTGGAACTTTGATGAAGAG ACTGTAACCATAAGCAAGAAGTATACAGACCTTCACGCGCAGTATGCTGACGTGATCTTCCACGCGATGGAGACGGCCGTGGCTGATGGTACGCCGGTGAACGCGCCTCTTTGGTGGATCGCTCCTACTGATGCCGAGGCCTTCGTTATTTGGGATG aatatctTCTCGGTGAATCAATCCTAGTAGCACCTGTGTTAACTGAAGGAGCTAGATCTCGGGACATCTACCTCCCTGCTGGTACCTGGTACGAAGAAGGAGACCGGGAAAGGGTTGTCGAAGGTCCCACATGGCTTAGAAACTACCGAGCACCGTTGGACGTGCTTCCATACTTCATCAGAGATACTACGAAGATTGCTGACTCTAGCGTATCTCTTTACACTTCTGTTGCCCTGGTACTTTTAGGTTTGATCGCTAATGTTGTTAATGTTATGTAG
- the LOC124636896 gene encoding myogenesis-regulating glycosidase-like codes for MIGVRLLALAALVACAHAVNETILNTSTLKARVEDDATGGLAITLDRDGTTEVVALVGVTLGTPTSVVSDNSIVITYSAADATLTIQTAEITGKHTGQTISLTWDAPKNVVLQDCVSYGFHQWYGGPQQKQQYWPIQLLNLTRYSYVTKEADNCGVAERYWLNSAGIFYYFDKRVPLFFDSNNLLSNGACFLASVQSPYSTKRARNNLVYVIAILDDVRKAHEYAVATYLNKPSGYPDELMIKYPIWSTWARYKRDVSHELVLQFADEITSYGFPNSQFELDDLWEICYGSLTVNTTRFPSMKDTIDKLRQRGYRTTMWAHPFMNKGCDPWYTNAKNLGYIVSSEAGNVETSWWNNNGTTAAYVDFTKQTVRDWYMLRLQRLQNETGVDAYKFDGGETSWSPTVAVLQGDVNEQPNSITADYVRTVSAFGPLVEVRVGFMTQDLPIFVRMIDKDTYWTFDNGLPTLITTLFQMNINGYPLVLPDMIGGNGYNEPPSKELFIRWLQANTFMPSLQFSYVPWDYDNETIAISKKFVQLHADYTPTIIEACKKAVSEGKPVNMPIWWIAPTDTNAHAIWDEYLLGESILVAPIVTQNARSRDIYLPKGTWYDQGNKSKVIEGPITLTNYSAPLDVLPFFVKAGSTAPLCSVVLVLLGVLANFVSNC; via the exons ATGATAGGCGTACGCTTAT TGGCGCTAGCCGCGCTGGTGGCCTGCGCTCACGCAGTGAACGAGACCATCCTCAATACCTCAACTTTAAAGGCGAGGGTAGAAGATGATGCTACTGGAGGATTAGCTATCACATTGGATAGGG ACGGTACAACCGAAGTAGTAGCGTTAGTAGGAGTCACCCTCGGGACACCTACCTCCGTAGTGTCGGATAACAGCATAGTCATCACATACTCTGCAGCCGACGCAACCCTGACGATCCAGACTGCAGAGATCACGGGGAAACATACTGGACAAACCATCAGCTTAACTTGGGACGCACCCAAGAATGTTGTTCTTCAAGACTGTGTTAGCTACG GTTTCCACCAATGGTACGGTGGTCCCCAGCAGAAACAGCAGTACTGGCCTATACAACTACTGAACTTAACCAGATACTCCTATGTCACTAAGGAAGCCGACAACTGCGGTGTAGCTGAACGATACTGGCTCAATTCTGCAGGAATCTTCTATTACTTCGACAAAAGAGTTCCACTGTTCTTCGACTCCAATAATTTACTATCCAATGGTGCTTGCTTCCTCGCATCAGTCCAGTCGCCGTATTCAACCAAACGGGCACGAAATAACCTTGTCTATGTAATTGCAATTCTCGACGATGTCAGGAAAGCTCACGAGTATGCCGTAGCTACGTACTTAAATAAACCATCAGGATACCCCGACGAGCTCATGATCAAGTACCCGATTTGGTCAACGTGGGCCAGGTACAAAAGGGACGTGAGTCACGAGTTGGTCTTACAATTTGCTGATGAAATCACCAGTTATGGGTTCCCGAACAGTCAGTTTGAGCTGGATGATTTGTGGGAGATATGTTACGGGTCCCTCACGGTGAACACGACGAGGTTCCCGAGTATGAAGGATACAATTGATAAACTGAGGCAGAGAGGCTACCGGACGACGATGTGGGCGCATCCTTTTATGAACAAGGGATGCGATCCTTGGTATACCAACGCTAAGAATCTGGG ATACATAGTGTCATCAGAGGCCGGTAACGTGGAGACCAGCTGGTGGAACAACAACGGCACGACGGCAGCATACGTGGACTTCACGAAGCAAACAGTTCGGGACTGGTAcatgctgcggctgcagaggcTACAGAACGAAACTGGTGTTGATGCATACAAGTTTGATGGTGGAGAGACTAGTTGGTCTCCGACG GTTGCTGTCCTGCAAGGGGATGTGAATGAACAGCCAAATAGCATAACCGCAGACTACGTCAGAACTGTCTCAGCGTTTGGACCTCTCGTTGAAGTCAGGGTCGGATTCAT GACCCAAGACCTGCCAATCTTCGTCCGCATGATCGACAAGGACACTTACTGGACCTTCGACAACGGTCTTCCGACCCTCATCACGACGTTATTCCAAATGAACATTAATGGTTATCCTCTGGTTCTGCCTGACATGATTGGCGGGAATGGTTACAATGAGCCACCCAGCAAGGAGTTGTTCATCAGGTGGCTGCAAGCTAACACCTTTATGCCGAGCCTACAGTTCTCGTATGTACCCTGGGACTATGATAATGAG ACAATCGCCATAAGTAAGAAGTTTGTGCAACTCCACGCGGACTACACTCCGACTATCATCGAGGCTTGCAAGAAGGCCGTCAGCGAGGGCAAACCAGTCAACATGCCTATCTGGTGGATAGCACCCACTGACACTAATGCTCACGCTATTTGGGATG aatATCTTCTGGGGGAGAGCATCCTGGTAGCGCCAATTGTGACACAAAACGCCAGGAGTCGAGACATCTACCTTCCTAAAGGCACCTGGTACGACCAGGGAAACAAGAGCAAGGTCATCGAAGGACCTATAACGCTCACCAACTATTCAGCTCCACTGGATGTACTCCCATTCTTCGTTAAAGCCGGTTCCACAGCTCCTTTATGTTCTGTTGTCCTAGTACTTTTAGGAGTTTTAGCTAATTTTGTAAGTAATTGTTAA